Below is a window of Candidatus Kinetoplastibacterium oncopeltii TCC290E DNA.
TCAATTGAATCTTCACGGCCAAGCCTACTATTTATCTTCATTCTTCCGACACGAGATAAATCATATGTATTATCACTGAAAAATAACCGATCGAATAAAGACTCAACAGCTTCTTCCGTGGGAGGCTCACCTGGTCTCATCATACGATATATGGCTATTCTAGCAGACATCTGATCAACAGTTTCGTCTATTCTAAGAGTCTGAGAAATATAAGCACCTCTATCTAAATCATTTATATACAAGGTCTTAATATTTTCGATACAAGAATTCCTTAAAGTCTCTAAAGTTTGTTCTGATATCTCCTCATTAGCACGAATCAAAATCTCGCCAGTCTCAGAATCAATAATATTCTCTGCAATAATTCTGCCAAGCAAAAAATCATCCGATACGGTAATTGTATTTATATTAGATTGAGAAATTAGTTTTATACCTCTGGAACTAATTCTTTTATCCTTTTCTAATATAATATTACCTTCTTTATCAACAATATCAAAGCTAGCAACTTCACCCTTCCATCTTTCAGGGACAAATTCTAAGATAGCACCACTGCTTTTTAACTCAAAAGTATCAAAATCAAAGAAATAAGAAAGTATAAATTCATCTAGGAAACCAATTGCCTTAAGTAAAATTGTTACAGGCATCTTCCTTCTACGGTCTATTCTAAAAAATAATATATCTTTAGGATCAAACTCAAAATCTAACCATGAACCACGATAGGGTATAATTCTAGCTGAAAATAATAATTTTCCTGAGCTGTGAGTTTTACCTTTGTCATGTTCAAAAAATACTCCGGGGGATCTATGTAATTGAGAAACCACAACCCGCTCAGTGCCGTTAATAATGAAAGAACCTGCAGATGTCATAAGAGGGATTTCTCCCATATAAACTTCCTGTTCCTTCACTTCCTTTACATTAGATTTATTTGAATCTTTATCTATTAGAACTAAACGTAATTTCGCCCTTAAAGGAGAAGCATAAGATAAACCACGCTGCTGACACTCTTTTACATCAAACATAGGATCACTTAGAGAATAACTAACAAACTCTAGGAAAGCTGATCCATTATGGCTGATTATTGGGAAAATTGACAAAAAAGCTGCTTGTAACCCATCAACAGAACGCATAGATGGATTAACACCAGCCTGCAAAAATGATTGATAAGATTTCAATTGAGTAGCAAGAAGGCATGGGATTTTTTGTACATCTTCACGCTTAGCAAAACTTTTACGAATACGCTTTTTTTCGGTATACGAATAAGGCATGAACACTCCGACTCGAAGTTGCATGAACCGTCCACCACGGTTCTAGGTTAACACGTTTCCAGGAAACTCTTAGAAACAAAAATCTCCTGGAAACGCAAAAACCCGGAGATAGTTACATACCAACTCCGGGTAGCGTTATAGCTAATTACTTTATTTCAGATTTTGCGCCGGCATCATCAAGTTTTTTCTTGATACTTTCAGCATCAGACTTAGAAACACCTTCCTTAACTGCTTTAGGTGCACCATCAACTAAATCTTTAGCCTCTTTTAACCCTAAACCTGTTAATTCACGAACAGCTTTAATAACACTAACCTTGTTAGCTCCTGCTTCTAAAAGCATTACATTAAATTCTGTTTGCTCTTCAACTGCAGCAGCATTACCACCAGCTGGTGCGGCAACTGCAACAGCTGCTGCAGCAGAAACACCAAATTTTTCTTCCATAGCTTTAATAAGCTCAGAAAGATCTAATACTGTCATATTAGCGACAGCTTCTAGAATTTCATTTTTATTTAAAGACATTTAAAGAACTCCAA
It encodes the following:
- the rplL gene encoding 50S ribosomal protein L7/L12, encoding MSLNKNEILEAVANMTVLDLSELIKAMEEKFGVSAAAAVAVAAPAGGNAAAVEEQTEFNVMLLEAGANKVSVIKAVRELTGLGLKEAKDLVDGAPKAVKEGVSKSDAESIKKKLDDAGAKSEIK